One stretch of Argiope bruennichi chromosome 3, qqArgBrue1.1, whole genome shotgun sequence DNA includes these proteins:
- the LOC129963858 gene encoding uncharacterized protein LOC129963858, with the protein MTKYVLSLLILMIAFNSKVLSSNIDTKEALGVTDSKKQEAVSRRVSAFSDYETADSLSAFPIQSIPPASLHQQLQWASSAVKPQILGSGWYGFNHFVQRSARNMALNANNRLRSAANLLGESTQMFPMIHFPPNSHFPLDQNFIFHQSMNDLQGLGTVPHQDFFQQPRFIRLDQTKLTRPILVPVIRPRPQQPVFEQHHQRQPSYNYRRQASENIQRSAASPNPVTIKIVPLKLSSIDLSNALKSMSWIPIPLDMMKLNTQQNKEDNQEESERPYGDRKHSMFDDEEDESDLPPPSSHVATPPLGITYAEGRRSERYVKRLQPRK; encoded by the exons ATGACTAAATATGTT ctaTCTCTTTTAATCCTCATGATCGCCTTTAATTCGAAAGTGCTGTCTTCGAACATTGATACGAAAGAAGCGCTCGGTGTCACAGATTCGAAGAAGCAAGAAGCGGTATCTCGGAGGGTCTCGGCATTCAGCGATTATGAAACCGCTGACAGCCTTTCGGCTTTTCCCATCCAATCGATTCCCCCGGCATCACTACATCAGCAACTCCAGTGGGCGAGTAGTGCTGTTAAGCCACAAATTTTAGGCTCTGGGTGGTATGGGTTCAATCATTTTGTTCAGAGATCAGCGAGAAATATGGCCCTGAACGCTAACAATAGATTAAGAAGTGCTGCAAATCTGTTGGGTGAAAGCACACAGATGTTTCCAATGATACATTTTCCACCCAACTCTCACTTTCCTTTAGATCAGAACTTCATTTTTCACCAGTCCATGAACGATCTGCAAGGTCTGGGAACAGTCCCACACCAAGATTTTTTCCAACAACCTCGCTTTATTCGTTTGGATCAGACAAAACTCACTCGGCCGATTTTGGTGCCAGTCATACGTCCTCGCCCTCAGCAGCCAGTATTTGAGCAACATCACCAGCGTCAGCCATCATACAACTACCGCCGACAAGCCAGTGAGAACATCCAAAGATCAGCAGCTTCACCGAATCCAGTGACCATTAAAATCGTACCTTTGAAACTTTCATCCATTGACCTCAGCAACGCTTTGAAATCCATGTCTTGGATTCCGATTCCGTTAGACATGATGAAATTAAATACCCAGCAGAATAAAGAGGACAATCAAGAAGAAAGTGAGAGGCCATACGGTGACAGAAAGCACTCGATGTTTGACGATGAAGAAGACGAATCTGATTTACCACCACCATCGTCACATGTTGCCACGCCACCCCTTGGCATTACGTATGCGGAAGGGAGAAGGTCTGAACGTTATGTTAAGCGGCTTCAGCCTCGAAAGTAG
- the LOC129963971 gene encoding uncharacterized protein LOC129963971 — translation MFSVVVSACLLACLAQAHPTYYRPFYHERSHYIEENRGDKNGFREYDQGSNNQRHKLQASHGASEHEDGQSHSLRDRIKKNKYDEAAHDSKHSSGGKEEHVKKSHDKGFYEKEKHYGYEKSYGYERETKSHDKGSISQGHKSGYEQNESKGNRKTGEQFLRDLAEDAKKFNRGSQSHGSKGEIHESSSHHSIGKEIESELDAEFRRPHFQFAKRSGPISGFAPNFVPRQYMFGMDDSFQRFRLLSGIHGLGGIRVNALGFGYNPLRYKLLEDHMDSKIVPLSELHFDIEHPASRVLYFDHDL, via the coding sequence gTAGTTGTCTCTGCGTGTCTGCTAGCATGCCTAGCGCAAGCCCATCCAACGTACTATCGTCCCTTTTACCACGAACGCTCGCATTACATAGAGGAAAACAGAGGAGACAAAAATGGCTTTAGAGAATATGACCAAGGGTCCAATAATCAACGCCATAAATTACAAGCATCTCATGGTGCCAGCGAGCATGAGGATGGGCAATCTCATTCCTTACGAGATCgcatcaaaaagaacaaataCGATGAAGCTGCCCATGATTCAAAGCATTCTTCGGGGGGAAAGGAAGAGCATGTCAAGAAATCCCACGATAaaggattttatgaaaaagaaaagcattatgGTTATGAAAAATCATATGGCTATGAACGTGAAACCAAGTCCCATGATAAAGGGTCAATCTCCCAAGGTCACAAAAGTGGCTATGAGCAGAACGAAAGCAAGGGGAACCGTAAAACGGGTGAACAGTTCTTGCGAGATCTGGCCGAAGACGCCAAGAAGTTTAATCGTGGATCCCAGTCTCATGGAAGCAAAGGCGAAATCCATGAATCGTCTTCTCACCACAGTATAGGTAAAGAGATTGAATCCGAACTGGACGCTGAGTTCAGAAGGCCGCACTTTCAATTTGCAAAGCGATCGGGACCTATTTCAGGCTTTGCCCCAAATTTTGTCCCAAGACAGTATATGTTTGGGATGGATGATTCTTTTCAAAGATTCAGGCTTTTGAGTGGGATTCATGGATTAGGTGGAATCCGGGTAAACGCTCTGGGTTTTGGATACAATCCATTGCGATACAAGCTCCTGGAAGACCACATGGATAGCAAAATAGTGCCGTTAAGTGAACTGCATTTTGACATAGAACATCCTGCAAGCAGAGTACTGTACTTTGATCATGatctataa